A genomic stretch from Candidatus Lernaella stagnicola includes:
- a CDS encoding LamG-like jellyroll fold domain-containing protein, with product MNARGWLFLILASLVFLVACGCEGDSSGDDGNRPVDDDDDNNDNDDNNDNDDSTPPCPCLIEGNCYGEGEPNPYESCLICDSTTSPDAWTPADGAPCDDGNFCNGADLCASGTCGDHAGNPCSDDGLWCNGAELCDESNHACLQVSVPSCPDDGVFCNGAEFCNDDFDVCDRGGDPCAAAAEWCDEENEACLAVFCRATAFESIETCGRTLVDLEGRPQNVEELTTWCEISEAIFAAKNEHASPFWSCWSDCIFEMNCSADCFEACLHPVDPGGGCGHIAHELYACDVRFEYQFLQPQYVPELDVIETCDWLQDDRYACFDDCLWSYPCAGGGGQYNWEPYDLTSCVDWCEPKPAVVFDGQTGAAEIPQGSVVQVDDFLVSLYFRFDGGLPENGDSTGIAGCLNLGTDAADSPAGWEYRVVRDDQWWGETYYLVFAMADANSGEIVELTSEWEIEVGEWHAAMAGELWGDDTTIMRVDGVLEATEDRDTRLTMDDTPLWLGRSSDGQGIPFHGAVDEVHLGHGIGVMWSDRTIAWWRLDEGFGGLVHDLGEHDFTGQLVGGYEWIERPARHTLISSAQGNPSAESVGRNARIAEELHYENTGGANGGYYTDDLDDLLAFDRNLTDDPNVTFLFGEANCSGYTFNTSHVNGNITFHMTD from the coding sequence GTGAATGCACGTGGCTGGTTGTTCCTGATATTGGCGTCGCTGGTGTTTCTCGTCGCCTGCGGCTGCGAGGGTGATTCGTCCGGTGACGATGGAAATCGCCCGGTCGACGATGATGATGACAATAACGACAACGATGACAACAACGACAACGACGATTCCACACCGCCATGTCCCTGTCTAATCGAAGGGAATTGTTACGGGGAGGGTGAACCCAATCCATACGAATCTTGCTTGATTTGCGATTCGACAACGAGTCCCGACGCTTGGACCCCGGCCGACGGCGCGCCGTGCGACGACGGCAACTTTTGTAACGGCGCCGACCTCTGCGCGAGCGGAACGTGCGGTGATCATGCGGGCAACCCCTGTTCCGACGACGGCCTGTGGTGCAATGGCGCCGAGTTATGCGACGAGAGCAATCACGCATGCCTGCAAGTGAGCGTGCCAAGCTGCCCCGACGACGGCGTTTTCTGCAACGGGGCCGAGTTCTGCAACGACGACTTCGACGTTTGCGACCGCGGCGGCGACCCCTGCGCGGCCGCCGCCGAATGGTGCGATGAGGAAAACGAGGCGTGTCTGGCGGTTTTCTGCCGCGCCACCGCTTTTGAATCAATCGAGACCTGCGGTCGAACGCTGGTGGATCTCGAAGGCCGGCCGCAAAACGTCGAAGAATTGACCACCTGGTGCGAAATTTCCGAAGCGATATTCGCCGCTAAGAACGAGCACGCTTCACCTTTCTGGAGTTGCTGGAGCGATTGCATTTTCGAAATGAATTGCAGCGCCGATTGTTTCGAGGCGTGCCTACATCCGGTCGATCCGGGCGGCGGCTGCGGCCACATCGCCCACGAGTTGTATGCCTGCGACGTTCGCTTCGAGTACCAGTTTTTGCAGCCTCAATACGTGCCGGAATTGGACGTGATCGAGACCTGTGATTGGCTCCAGGATGATCGTTATGCGTGTTTCGATGATTGCCTTTGGTCGTATCCGTGTGCCGGCGGCGGCGGACAATACAACTGGGAGCCCTATGACCTAACTTCCTGTGTGGATTGGTGTGAGCCCAAGCCGGCGGTTGTCTTTGACGGGCAAACCGGCGCTGCGGAAATTCCCCAAGGTTCCGTGGTCCAAGTGGATGACTTCCTCGTTTCTCTTTATTTCCGGTTCGACGGCGGTCTGCCGGAAAACGGCGACTCAACGGGGATCGCCGGCTGTTTGAATCTCGGAACCGACGCCGCGGACTCGCCGGCCGGCTGGGAGTACCGCGTCGTGCGCGACGATCAGTGGTGGGGCGAAACCTACTACCTGGTGTTCGCCATGGCGGATGCGAATTCGGGCGAAATCGTGGAATTGACGTCGGAGTGGGAAATCGAAGTCGGCGAATGGCACGCGGCGATGGCCGGTGAATTATGGGGCGATGATACGACGATCATGCGCGTGGACGGCGTGTTGGAAGCAACCGAAGACCGAGACACCCGGTTGACGATGGATGACACGCCGCTCTGGCTCGGTCGGTCGTCGGACGGCCAGGGCATTCCTTTCCACGGCGCGGTCGACGAAGTGCACTTGGGCCACGGAATTGGTGTTATGTGGTCGGACCGCACCATTGCCTGGTGGCGGCTGGATGAAGGATTCGGCGGCCTAGTCCACGATCTGGGGGAGCACGATTTCACGGGCCAACTTGTCGGTGGCTACGAATGGATAGAACGTCCGGCGCGACATACCCTGATTAGTTCCGCCCAGGGAAATCCGAGCGCGGAGTCGGTCGGTCGAAACGCACGAATCGCGGAAGAACTGCATTACGAAAACACCGGCGGCGCCAACGGTGGGTACTACACGGACGACTTGGACGATTTGCTCGCATTTGACCGCAATCTCACCGACGACCCAAACGTGACTTTCTTGTTCGGCGAAGCGAATTGTTCGGGTTACACGTTCAATACGTCACACGTGAATGGAAACATTACCTTCCATATGACCGACTGA